A genomic region of Ignavibacteria bacterium contains the following coding sequences:
- a CDS encoding NADH-quinone oxidoreductase subunit J, whose protein sequence is MSLQLITFIILAIIGLASAIMLVIQKNPVYSALLLIMHFFALAGFYLLLNAQFLAVLQILVYAGAIMVLFVFVIMLLNLQNEEALKDPFNLRKIIATILGVVLFLQFGVFFFIKAKNDLDIIPSKNSVEAGSIKNIGELLFSTYLVPFEITSFVLLVGIIAAIVLAKRKFE, encoded by the coding sequence ATGAGCCTTCAACTAATCACATTTATAATTCTTGCAATCATAGGACTTGCATCAGCAATAATGCTCGTCATTCAGAAAAACCCTGTCTATTCAGCTTTGCTTTTAATTATGCATTTCTTTGCCCTCGCTGGTTTTTATCTATTATTGAATGCTCAGTTTTTAGCAGTCTTGCAAATTCTGGTTTATGCAGGTGCAATTATGGTTTTGTTTGTGTTCGTAATTATGTTATTAAACTTGCAGAATGAAGAAGCCTTGAAAGATCCTTTTAATTTGAGGAAAATTATTGCAACTATTCTGGGTGTTGTGCTTTTCTTGCAATTTGGTGTTTTCTTCTTTATCAAAGCAAAGAACGATTTGGACATAATACCTTCAAAGAATTCGGTTGAAGCTGGTTCAATTAAGAATATTGGCGAACTTTTATTTTCAACTTATTTAGTTCCGTTTGAAATTACTTCCTTTGTCCTTTTAGTTGGAATAATTGCGGCAATAGTTTTAGCAAAGAGGAAATTTGAATGA
- the nuoK gene encoding NADH-quinone oxidoreductase subunit NuoK produces the protein MIPISYYLILSAAFFTIGIIGVLTRRNAIIIFMCIELMLNAVNLTFVAFASFFGDSSGQIFVFFVMAVAAAEAAVGLAIIIALFRNKLTINVDEVNILKW, from the coding sequence ATGATACCAATAAGTTATTATTTAATTCTGAGTGCAGCATTTTTTACAATTGGTATAATCGGTGTACTTACCAGAAGAAATGCAATTATCATTTTTATGTGTATTGAATTGATGTTGAATGCAGTAAATTTAACCTTTGTAGCTTTTGCATCATTCTTTGGTGATAGCAGCGGTCAGATTTTCGTATTCTTTGTTATGGCTGTTGCTGCTGCAGAAGCTGCAGTCGGATTGGCGATTATAATCGCTCTCTTTAGAAATAAACTTACAATCAATGTTGACGAAGTAAACATCCTTAAATGGTAA
- the asnS gene encoding asparagine--tRNA ligase, translating to MKKIYIEELDKYIGQEIELSGWVTHKRSSGKIRFIVMRDGSGICQLVLVKNLLPEEVFNKFDELTQESSFKVFGLVKKEERAPGGFEIEVKDLQIIHIAKDYPITPKEHGIEFLMDHRHLWLRSSRQHAILRVRHEIINAIRTFFNNKGFILVDAPILTPAACEGTTTLFETEYFDLGKAYLTQSGQLYAEAAAMAFGKVYTFGPTFRAEKSKTRRHLTEFWMVEPEVAFADLNDDMDLAEEFVEYIVQTVIKNRRKELEFLERDISKLENVKRPFPRIHYEEAIEILKRNGINFEWGNDFGGTDETVISEQFDKPVMIHHYPAQVKAFYMKRDPNDERYALAVDMLAPEGYGEIIGGSQREDDYETLLKRIEEHNLPREAFEWYLDLRRYGSVPHSGFGLGIERTVAWICKLEHVRETIPFPRMIYRNTP from the coding sequence ATGAAGAAAATCTATATAGAAGAATTAGATAAGTATATTGGACAGGAAATAGAACTTTCAGGTTGGGTAACTCATAAAAGATCAAGCGGCAAGATTCGTTTCATTGTAATGCGAGATGGTTCTGGTATTTGTCAGCTGGTGCTTGTTAAAAATTTACTTCCCGAAGAAGTATTCAATAAATTCGATGAGCTGACGCAAGAATCTTCTTTCAAAGTTTTTGGATTAGTAAAAAAAGAAGAACGTGCACCAGGCGGATTCGAAATTGAAGTTAAAGATCTCCAGATAATACATATCGCAAAAGATTATCCGATCACTCCGAAGGAACATGGAATTGAGTTCCTGATGGATCACCGTCACTTATGGTTAAGATCAAGCCGTCAACACGCAATTTTAAGAGTTCGACACGAGATTATTAATGCAATCCGAACATTCTTCAACAACAAAGGATTTATTTTAGTTGATGCACCAATCTTAACTCCAGCTGCTTGCGAAGGCACAACAACACTTTTTGAAACAGAATATTTTGATCTGGGCAAAGCTTATCTTACTCAATCCGGTCAACTTTACGCCGAAGCAGCTGCAATGGCATTTGGAAAAGTTTATACATTTGGTCCAACTTTTCGAGCAGAAAAATCAAAGACAAGAAGACATTTAACTGAATTCTGGATGGTTGAACCTGAAGTTGCTTTTGCAGATTTGAACGACGATATGGATTTAGCAGAAGAGTTTGTTGAGTACATTGTGCAAACTGTCATTAAAAATAGAAGAAAAGAATTGGAATTTCTTGAGAGGGATATTTCGAAACTTGAAAATGTAAAACGACCATTCCCCAGAATTCATTATGAAGAAGCAATTGAGATCTTAAAAAGAAATGGGATAAATTTCGAATGGGGAAATGATTTTGGTGGAACGGATGAAACAGTAATTTCAGAACAATTCGATAAGCCCGTAATGATTCATCATTATCCTGCTCAGGTTAAAGCATTTTATATGAAGCGAGACCCTAATGATGAAAGATATGCACTTGCAGTTGATATGCTTGCACCCGAAGGTTATGGTGAAATAATTGGTGGAAGTCAGAGAGAAGATGATTACGAAACACTTCTAAAACGAATTGAAGAACATAACTTACCAAGAGAAGCCTTTGAATGGTATCTCGATTTACGAAGGTATGGTTCAGTCCCGCATTCAGGATTTGGACTTGGTATCGAAAGAACAGTTGCCTGGATTTGTAAACTTGAACATGTCAGAGAAACCATTCCATTTCCAAGAATGATCTATAGAAATACACCTTAA
- the nuoL gene encoding NADH-quinone oxidoreductase subunit L — MTNYIYLAVVFPLIGFLINGLFGSKIKKEKIIGWIGSGVVGISFLISFISFLEVSSLPETQRKIIVPLFKWLAVEGIDVSFSYLVDPLSLVMALVVTGVGFLIHVYSIGYMHGDKGFWRFFAYLNLFIFMMMNLVLADNFVLMFLGWEGVGLCSYLLIGFWYDRKFENSTTADAAKKAFIVNRIGDFGFLLGMFLIYKTFGSLNFTEVFTMASKTPVAEITITMITLFLFIGATGKSAQIPLYVWLPDAMAGPTPVSALIHAATMVTAGVYMVSRSSVLFVQSEITMTIIAVIGALTAIFAASMGLVQNDIKKVLAYSTISQLGYMFLATGVGAFTAAIFHLMTHAFFKALLFLGAGSVIHAMHEEQNIKNMGGLKKHLPITYKTFLVASLAIAGIPPLSGFFSKDEILWETFATGHTFLYLIGLVTALMTAFYVFRLFNLTFEGNPRYPSHIHPHESPQVMTVPLIILAVLSAIGGFVGMPAVFVGENGNLFANWLKPVYEPAETFILHINIHSHSTEILLMVLSVAVGVTGILLARHFYLQNIKPIEWLITRFKKLYNLLFNKYYVDEIYDFLIVTPLVKVSEKFLWKINDTMIIDGFVNATAEMIGETAKLIRKIQTGIAQFYALIMIFGITLIIFLLLL; from the coding sequence ATTACAAATTATATATACCTTGCAGTTGTTTTTCCTCTGATTGGATTTTTAATAAATGGTTTATTTGGTTCTAAAATTAAGAAAGAGAAAATAATTGGTTGGATAGGTAGCGGTGTAGTTGGGATTTCATTTCTAATTTCTTTTATTTCATTTTTAGAAGTAAGCTCTCTCCCGGAAACTCAGAGGAAGATAATTGTACCATTATTCAAATGGTTAGCTGTTGAAGGAATTGATGTATCGTTCAGCTATTTAGTTGATCCGTTGTCATTAGTAATGGCGTTAGTTGTAACTGGTGTTGGATTTTTGATTCATGTCTACAGTATTGGTTATATGCATGGTGATAAAGGTTTCTGGCGATTTTTTGCTTATCTCAATTTATTCATCTTTATGATGATGAATTTGGTCCTTGCTGATAATTTTGTTTTAATGTTTCTTGGTTGGGAAGGTGTTGGGTTATGTTCTTATCTCTTAATCGGTTTCTGGTATGATAGAAAATTCGAAAACTCTACAACTGCTGACGCTGCTAAGAAGGCATTTATCGTCAATAGAATTGGTGACTTTGGATTTTTACTTGGGATGTTTTTGATTTATAAAACATTCGGCAGTTTGAATTTTACTGAAGTTTTCACGATGGCGTCAAAAACACCTGTTGCTGAGATAACTATAACAATGATTACATTATTCCTTTTCATTGGTGCAACAGGTAAGTCGGCGCAAATTCCACTTTATGTATGGTTACCGGATGCAATGGCAGGTCCAACTCCTGTCTCTGCTTTAATCCATGCCGCTACTATGGTCACTGCTGGTGTTTATATGGTTTCACGAAGCTCAGTTCTTTTTGTGCAGTCAGAAATTACAATGACAATTATTGCAGTGATTGGTGCTTTGACTGCGATTTTTGCAGCATCAATGGGACTGGTTCAGAATGATATTAAAAAGGTATTAGCTTATTCAACAATCAGTCAGCTTGGTTATATGTTTCTTGCAACTGGAGTTGGTGCGTTTACGGCTGCAATTTTCCATCTTATGACACATGCTTTCTTTAAGGCTTTGTTATTCCTTGGTGCAGGTTCTGTAATTCATGCAATGCACGAAGAACAAAACATCAAGAATATGGGAGGTCTGAAAAAACATCTTCCAATTACTTATAAAACATTTTTAGTTGCATCACTTGCAATTGCAGGAATTCCTCCTCTCTCAGGATTTTTCTCGAAGGATGAAATTTTGTGGGAGACTTTTGCAACTGGTCATACCTTCCTTTACTTAATCGGATTAGTCACTGCTTTGATGACAGCTTTCTATGTTTTCAGATTGTTTAATCTAACTTTTGAAGGAAATCCAAGATATCCTTCGCATATTCATCCTCATGAATCACCACAAGTGATGACAGTACCATTAATCATCTTAGCAGTTCTATCGGCAATAGGTGGTTTTGTTGGAATGCCGGCAGTTTTTGTTGGTGAAAATGGTAATCTATTCGCAAATTGGTTAAAACCAGTTTATGAACCAGCCGAAACATTTATTTTGCATATTAATATTCATTCACATTCAACTGAAATTCTTTTAATGGTTTTATCTGTGGCTGTTGGTGTAACTGGAATTCTGCTTGCTCGTCACTTCTACTTGCAAAATATTAAACCAATTGAATGGTTAATTACAAGATTCAAAAAACTTTATAATCTTCTTTTCAACAAATACTATGTTGATGAAATTTACGATTTCTTAATTGTTACTCCGCTCGTTAAAGTTTCAGAAAAATTCTTGTGGAAAATCAACGATACAATGATTATCGATGGTTTTGTAAATGCAACAGCTGAGATGATTGGTGAAACAGCAAAGTTGATCAGAAAAATTCAAACTGGTATTGCTCAATTCTATGCTCTAATAATGATTTTTGGAATAACACTCATAATCTTTCTACTATTATTGTGA
- a CDS encoding cold-shock protein: MSERRRGTVKWFNSSKGYGFITQDNGEDVFVHYQSILGNSYRTLAENDKVEFSVKQGPKGLQAAEVKVIK; the protein is encoded by the coding sequence ATGTCAGAGCGAAGAAGAGGAACCGTTAAATGGTTCAACAGTTCTAAAGGTTACGGATTTATTACTCAAGATAATGGCGAGGATGTATTCGTTCATTATCAATCAATTCTTGGTAATAGTTACCGTACTTTAGCAGAAAATGATAAAGTAGAATTCTCAGTTAAGCAAGGTCCAAAAGGATTGCAAGCTGCAGAAGTAAAAGTTATCAAATAA
- a CDS encoding citrate transporter, translated as MVIPFIVLLLMIATGPLFYRHFWEHNYPKVSIALGSITVLYYLFIFNDPLSLLHTLEEYISFIALLTSLFVVSGGILIRIDRKATPIANVILLFVGAVISNLIGTTGASMLLIRPYIRMNRNRIKPYHIIFFIFIVSNIGGGLTPIGDPPLFLGFLKGIEFFWVIKHVWYIWLLTIAIVLTIFYLFELKNYKNDTDVDKEFSGKIEIRGKKNFLYLLIIIISVFLDPAVLSWVPSLGELPFGIREIIMFSVAFISYHRADKEALKGNEFDFEPIKEVAFLFVGIFATMIPALQLVAYETHTYGEKLTADIFYWGTGILSSILDNAPTYLNFLSAAMGKFGLNIDNFQHVKEFELHDPIYLMAISVAAVYFGAMTYIGNGPNFMVKSISESSGIKLPSFFGYVVKYSIPILLPVFTLIWLLFFYGRG; from the coding sequence ATGGTGATTCCTTTTATTGTTCTTCTTTTGATGATCGCAACTGGACCGCTTTTTTATCGTCACTTCTGGGAACACAATTATCCAAAAGTTTCTATCGCATTAGGGTCAATAACAGTTTTGTATTATCTATTTATATTTAATGATCCTTTGAGCTTGCTTCATACACTTGAGGAATATATTTCATTTATCGCTCTTTTAACTTCTCTGTTTGTTGTTTCTGGAGGAATTTTAATCAGAATAGATAGAAAGGCGACACCAATTGCGAACGTAATTTTACTTTTTGTTGGTGCTGTAATCTCAAATTTAATTGGAACGACTGGTGCCTCAATGCTTTTGATTCGTCCTTATATAAGGATGAACAGGAACAGAATAAAGCCTTACCATATAATTTTCTTTATTTTTATTGTGAGTAACATTGGCGGCGGATTGACACCAATAGGAGATCCACCTTTATTTTTAGGATTTCTTAAAGGAATAGAATTTTTCTGGGTAATAAAACATGTCTGGTATATCTGGCTTTTAACGATTGCAATTGTATTAACTATCTTTTATCTCTTTGAATTGAAAAATTACAAAAACGATACTGATGTTGATAAAGAATTTTCTGGTAAAATTGAAATTCGTGGGAAGAAAAATTTCTTATATCTCCTGATAATAATAATTTCAGTATTTCTTGATCCAGCGGTTTTAAGCTGGGTTCCTTCGCTTGGTGAATTACCTTTTGGAATTAGAGAGATTATAATGTTTTCAGTCGCCTTCATCTCATATCATAGAGCGGATAAGGAAGCCTTGAAAGGGAATGAGTTTGATTTTGAACCAATAAAAGAAGTTGCATTTCTCTTTGTAGGAATTTTTGCGACAATGATCCCAGCACTTCAACTTGTTGCTTATGAGACACATACTTACGGTGAAAAACTAACAGCTGATATCTTTTACTGGGGAACAGGAATTCTTTCTTCAATTCTAGATAATGCACCTACATATTTGAACTTTTTAAGTGCTGCAATGGGTAAGTTTGGGTTAAATATTGATAATTTCCAGCATGTGAAAGAGTTTGAATTACACGATCCAATTTATTTGATGGCAATTTCTGTAGCTGCTGTTTACTTCGGTGCAATGACTTATATAGGCAATGGTCCTAATTTTATGGTTAAGTCAATTTCAGAAAGCTCTGGTATTAAACTTCCATCATTTTTTGGGTATGTAGTTAAATATTCAATTCCAATTTTACTTCCAGTTTTTACATTGATCTGGTTATTATTCTTTTATGGGAGAGGCTAA
- a CDS encoding ATP-dependent helicase, with the protein MAKKYILKRVSTDTEPLVKRPEEVNYKIDYKNILNPAQYEAVITTEGPVLVIAGAGTGKTQTLVYRVARLVESGVNPQSILLLTFTRKAAQEMLRRAASLIDSRCEKVSGGTFHSFANMILRKFAEKIGYPSNFTILDQSDAEDVINLIRTNLGFDKQRKRFPKKQTLYDIISLAINKQTTIEHILSTQYPQFIEFLDDIKLLKEEYEKFKKKNALLDYDDLLLKLKELLEKDEDFRRYIHKNYKYIMVDEYQDTNKLQAEIVKLLGGTSRNIMVVGDDSQSIYSFRGANFKNIIDFPKDFPDARIITIEENYRSTQAILNFTNQIIASMIEKYPKRLYTRNEFGELPSIIAAQNTTLESKFVVDKILELREEGISLMDIAVLFRSGYISYDLEIELNKAGIPYRKFGGIKFIETAHIKDLISFLRILNNPIDKISWFRILQLLSGIGPKKARALTDEIEEAVNNHKFSFNSFLKDKSLPDSVFKLFSVLNEASGKSLSPSERLNIILPFYEPILREKYDDFQKRLKDLEIFQAIADRYRSLNSFLDDLALEPPTQSVYDIESPGSEDEFLTLSTIHSAKGLEWHSVFVIGVVEGFFPNTRASESFEDIEEERRLLYVACTRAKRNLFISYPLVMFSRIDGVTYSKKSRFIAPIDQEYYEEWVINEE; encoded by the coding sequence ATGGCAAAGAAATATATACTAAAAAGAGTTTCGACTGATACAGAACCATTAGTCAAAAGACCTGAGGAAGTAAATTATAAAATTGATTACAAAAACATTTTAAATCCAGCACAATATGAAGCCGTAATTACAACTGAAGGTCCTGTACTTGTAATTGCTGGTGCTGGAACTGGTAAAACACAAACTTTAGTTTATCGTGTTGCTCGACTGGTTGAATCTGGCGTCAATCCACAATCAATTTTACTTCTCACCTTTACTCGAAAAGCAGCACAGGAAATGCTGCGTCGTGCGGCTTCGTTGATTGATTCGAGATGTGAAAAAGTTTCTGGCGGCACTTTCCACTCTTTTGCAAATATGATACTAAGAAAATTTGCTGAGAAGATTGGTTATCCGAGCAACTTCACAATTTTGGACCAATCTGATGCGGAAGATGTAATCAATTTAATTAGAACAAATCTCGGTTTTGATAAACAACGAAAACGATTTCCAAAAAAACAAACTCTCTACGACATAATCAGCCTTGCAATAAACAAACAAACTACAATCGAACATATTCTTTCAACTCAATATCCACAGTTCATTGAATTTTTAGACGATATAAAACTACTCAAAGAAGAATACGAGAAATTTAAAAAGAAAAATGCTCTGCTCGATTATGATGATTTACTTTTGAAATTAAAAGAACTGCTTGAAAAGGATGAGGACTTTCGAAGATACATTCATAAAAACTACAAGTACATAATGGTTGATGAATATCAAGACACAAATAAATTACAAGCTGAAATTGTAAAGCTTCTTGGCGGTACTTCACGAAATATTATGGTTGTTGGAGATGACTCTCAGAGCATTTATTCTTTTCGCGGTGCAAACTTCAAAAATATAATTGATTTCCCGAAAGATTTTCCTGATGCAAGGATCATTACGATTGAAGAAAATTACAGAAGTACTCAAGCTATTTTGAATTTCACAAATCAGATTATTGCGTCAATGATTGAAAAATATCCGAAACGGCTTTATACAAGAAATGAATTCGGCGAATTGCCTTCAATCATTGCGGCACAAAACACAACTCTCGAATCAAAATTTGTTGTTGATAAAATTCTAGAATTGAGAGAAGAAGGAATTTCGTTAATGGATATAGCTGTGCTTTTTCGCTCAGGTTATATCTCTTACGATCTTGAAATCGAACTTAACAAAGCTGGAATTCCCTATAGAAAATTTGGCGGAATAAAATTTATTGAAACTGCTCACATCAAAGATTTAATCAGCTTCCTTCGAATACTGAATAATCCAATCGATAAAATCAGCTGGTTTAGAATACTTCAGCTTTTATCAGGCATTGGACCTAAAAAAGCTCGTGCCTTAACAGATGAAATTGAAGAAGCTGTTAATAATCATAAATTTAGTTTTAATTCATTCCTCAAAGATAAATCGTTACCCGATAGTGTTTTCAAATTATTTAGCGTACTGAACGAAGCAAGCGGAAAATCTCTATCTCCTTCGGAAAGATTAAACATTATTCTCCCCTTTTACGAACCAATACTAAGAGAAAAATACGATGACTTCCAGAAGAGATTAAAAGATTTAGAAATTTTCCAGGCAATCGCAGATAGATATCGTTCGCTTAATTCATTCCTTGATGATCTTGCACTTGAACCGCCAACTCAAAGTGTTTATGATATTGAAAGTCCCGGTAGTGAAGATGAATTTCTAACTCTCAGCACAATTCATTCAGCAAAAGGTCTTGAATGGCATTCGGTTTTTGTGATTGGAGTTGTTGAAGGTTTCTTTCCAAACACCCGAGCATCTGAATCTTTCGAGGATATAGAAGAAGAAAGAAGACTATTGTATGTAGCTTGCACAAGAGCAAAAAGAAATTTATTTATTTCATATCCTCTCGTTATGTTTTCAAGAATCGATGGAGTAACTTACTCCAAAAAATCTCGTTTCATTGCACCAATTGATCAAGAATATTATGAGGAATGGGTAATAAATGAAGAATAA
- a CDS encoding macro domain-containing protein, with the protein MTQKSHPEIKIIQGDITTAKVDAIVNAANNHLWMGAGVAGAIKRAGGKIIEDEAVSKGPIPVGSAIETTAGNLNAKYVIHAAVMGQDLVTNEKYIREATRSVLQLCEKLNLSSVAFPALGTGVGGFPMDECAEIMIGEVLNFEAKSLKEVFFYLLGNASKTFEEVLKKLTNKN; encoded by the coding sequence ATGACCCAAAAATCACATCCAGAAATTAAGATTATTCAAGGAGACATAACCACTGCAAAAGTTGACGCAATTGTAAATGCAGCTAATAATCATTTGTGGATGGGTGCGGGTGTAGCCGGAGCAATTAAAAGAGCAGGCGGGAAAATTATAGAAGACGAAGCAGTCTCAAAAGGACCAATTCCAGTTGGAAGTGCAATTGAAACTACGGCAGGTAATCTTAACGCGAAATATGTAATACATGCTGCAGTGATGGGACAGGATTTAGTCACAAATGAAAAATACATCCGAGAAGCAACTCGTAGCGTTCTTCAACTCTGTGAAAAATTAAATCTTTCTTCGGTTGCGTTTCCAGCACTTGGAACAGGTGTCGGAGGTTTTCCAATGGATGAGTGTGCAGAGATTATGATTGGAGAGGTTTTGAATTTTGAAGCAAAATCACTAAAAGAGGTGTTCTTCTATCTTTTAGGAAATGCCTCAAAAACTTTTGAAGAAGTTCTCAAAAAATTAACTAACAAAAATTAA
- the floA gene encoding flotillin-like protein FloA (flotillin-like protein involved in membrane lipid rafts), whose amino-acid sequence MEALTGLAVLIIFAIILFLIIFLYFIPVGLWITAYFAGVKLKIFSDLVGMRLRKVPPHIIVKSLITATKAGIKVETGKLEAHYLAGGNVEKVVNALISADKANIPLTFERATAIDLAGRDVLEAVKMSVNPKVIETPAIAAVAKDGIQVRAIAKVTVRANIDRLVGGAGETTIIARVGEGIVTTIGSANSHKEVLENPDRISKTVLEKGLDAGTAFEILSIDIADVDVGENIGAKLQTDQAEADLKIARAKAEERRAAAVATEQEMKAEVQRMKAKVIEAEAEIPKAIAQALREGKLGVLDYYTLRNIQADTEMRESISKGVEKKKE is encoded by the coding sequence ATGGAAGCACTAACTGGTTTAGCTGTTTTAATAATTTTCGCAATTATATTATTCCTGATAATTTTCCTCTACTTCATTCCAGTCGGGCTTTGGATAACTGCATACTTTGCGGGAGTTAAGTTAAAAATATTTTCTGATCTGGTCGGAATGCGATTAAGAAAAGTTCCACCGCATATTATCGTTAAAAGTTTAATCACTGCAACCAAAGCAGGTATTAAAGTCGAAACTGGTAAATTAGAAGCCCACTATCTTGCCGGCGGTAATGTTGAGAAAGTTGTTAATGCATTAATCTCAGCAGATAAAGCAAACATTCCATTAACATTTGAACGGGCAACTGCAATTGATCTTGCAGGTCGTGATGTTTTGGAAGCAGTGAAGATGAGCGTTAATCCAAAAGTAATTGAAACTCCCGCAATTGCCGCAGTTGCTAAAGATGGAATTCAGGTAAGAGCGATTGCAAAAGTTACTGTCAGAGCAAACATTGATCGACTCGTTGGTGGTGCTGGTGAAACCACAATAATTGCAAGAGTTGGGGAAGGAATCGTCACAACAATTGGTTCTGCCAATTCTCACAAAGAAGTTCTCGAAAATCCTGATAGAATTTCAAAAACTGTTTTGGAAAAAGGACTTGATGCAGGAACTGCTTTCGAAATCCTTTCAATTGACATTGCCGATGTTGATGTTGGCGAAAACATTGGAGCAAAACTTCAAACAGATCAAGCTGAAGCTGATTTGAAAATTGCAAGAGCAAAAGCTGAAGAAAGAAGAGCCGCAGCGGTTGCAACTGAACAAGAAATGAAAGCTGAAGTTCAAAGAATGAAAGCCAAAGTAATTGAAGCTGAGGCTGAAATTCCAAAAGCAATTGCACAGGCTCTTAGAGAAGGTAAGCTCGGTGTCCTTGATTATTACACTCTCAGAAACATCCAGGCAGATACTGAAATGCGTGAATCAATCTCTAAAGGCGTTGAAAAGAAAAAAGAATAA
- a CDS encoding NADH-quinone oxidoreductase subunit M, which produces MKHYLLTLTIFLPLIGAILLLFINKEKKELLRYFALIVSTLTFILSLGLFFGFREDTIGFQFITKFTWIKNLNISYHIGIDGISLLLILLTTFLTPLTILSAWESIKSKVKEFLFFFLVLETGMIGVFASLDLFLFYIFWEAMLIPMYFIIGVWGGENRIYAAIKFFLYTMFGSLLMLVAIIALGVSAMDKLGYFTTDYTLLKTISPTLTHSTQLLMFLAFALSFAIKVPIFPFHTWLPDAHVEAPTAGSVILAGVLLKMGTYGLLRFCLTLFPQISIELAPYISVLGIIGIIYGALVSMVQPDMKKLIAYSSVSHLGFVVLGIFAMTVESSQGALIQMINHGLSTGALFLLVGMIYDRRHTRLISEFGGIAKVVPVYSTILLIVSLSSIGLPGLNGFIGEFLILIGSFKSTVLNSYWYAAFAASGVIFAAVYLLWMYQRVVFGKLENPQNKDLKDLNKREIGLLIPILVFIVWIGIYPSTFLSKSELSIKSILKDVNPQKVELIKR; this is translated from the coding sequence ATGAAACATTATCTTCTTACTCTGACCATCTTTTTACCTTTAATTGGAGCAATTCTTTTACTTTTTATCAATAAGGAGAAAAAAGAACTGCTCCGTTATTTCGCGCTGATAGTCTCAACTCTGACTTTTATACTTTCGCTTGGATTATTTTTTGGATTTCGTGAAGATACAATTGGTTTTCAATTCATAACTAAGTTTACCTGGATTAAAAATCTAAATATCAGTTATCATATCGGAATTGATGGAATTTCGTTGTTGTTAATTCTTTTAACTACTTTTCTGACTCCATTAACAATACTATCAGCCTGGGAAAGTATTAAGTCTAAGGTTAAAGAATTCCTTTTCTTTTTCCTTGTGCTTGAGACGGGAATGATTGGAGTCTTTGCTTCTCTTGATTTGTTCTTATTCTATATTTTCTGGGAAGCAATGTTAATTCCAATGTACTTTATAATTGGTGTTTGGGGCGGGGAAAACAGAATTTATGCAGCAATAAAGTTTTTCCTCTATACAATGTTTGGTAGTTTATTGATGCTTGTTGCCATTATTGCTCTTGGCGTTTCTGCAATGGATAAACTTGGATATTTTACTACAGATTATACTTTGCTGAAAACTATTTCCCCAACTCTGACACATTCTACACAACTTTTAATGTTTTTAGCTTTCGCTTTGAGTTTTGCTATTAAAGTCCCGATCTTTCCATTTCATACCTGGTTACCAGATGCCCACGTTGAAGCTCCTACGGCAGGCAGTGTAATTCTTGCTGGTGTTTTATTGAAAATGGGAACTTATGGTTTGCTGAGATTCTGTTTAACTTTATTCCCACAAATTTCAATTGAGCTTGCACCATATATCAGTGTACTTGGAATAATTGGTATTATTTATGGTGCATTAGTTTCAATGGTTCAGCCTGATATGAAAAAATTGATTGCTTATAGTTCTGTGAGCCATTTAGGTTTCGTGGTGCTTGGGATTTTTGCAATGACCGTTGAAAGCTCACAAGGTGCTTTAATTCAAATGATCAATCATGGACTTTCAACTGGAGCTTTATTCTTATTAGTTGGAATGATTTACGACAGAAGACACACTCGTTTAATTTCCGAATTTGGTGGAATTGCTAAGGTTGTGCCTGTATATTCAACAATTTTGTTGATTGTCTCTTTAAGTTCAATTGGTTTGCCAGGTTTGAATGGCTTCATCGGAGAATTCTTAATTTTAATTGGTTCATTCAAATCAACTGTGTTAAATAGTTATTGGTATGCTGCATTTGCTGCATCTGGGGTGATTTTTGCGGCTGTTTATTTATTATGGATGTATCAGCGAGTTGTCTTCGGTAAATTGGAAAATCCGCAAAATAAAGATTTAAAAGATTTGAATAAGAGAGAAATAGGATTGTTAATTCCAATTCTTGTTTTTATAGTTTGGATTGGAATTTATCCGTCAACATTTCTTAGCAAATCAGAGCTATCGATAAAATCAATTTTGAAAGATGTTAATCCTCAGAAAGTTGAATTAATAAAAAGGTAA